A genomic window from Rosettibacter firmus includes:
- a CDS encoding EVE domain-containing protein: protein MKYWLMKSEPSVFSIDDLAKSKNQTTYWDGVRNYQARNYMRDEMKAGDKVIFYHSNCEQPSAVGICEVVKEAYPDFTAFDPESKYYDPKSKKENPTWFMVDIKLIKKFKNPVPLTEIKKNSKLKNIKLVQRGNRLSVMPLKKEEFNEIVRMGE from the coding sequence ATGAAATACTGGCTAATGAAATCTGAACCTTCAGTTTTTTCAATAGATGATTTAGCAAAATCAAAAAATCAAACTACTTACTGGGATGGTGTTCGTAATTATCAAGCAAGAAATTACATGCGAGATGAAATGAAAGCAGGTGATAAAGTAATTTTTTATCACAGTAATTGCGAACAACCTTCTGCAGTTGGAATTTGTGAAGTTGTAAAAGAAGCATATCCAGATTTTACAGCTTTTGATCCTGAAAGTAAATATTACGATCCCAAAAGTAAAAAAGAAAATCCAACCTGGTTCATGGTGGATATAAAATTGATTAAAAAATTTAAAAATCCTGTACCGCTAACAGAAATTAAGAAAAACTCAAAATTAAAAAACATTAAACTTGTGCAGCGTGGGAATAGATTATCTGTTATGCCACTAAAAAAAGAAGAGTTTAACGAAATAGTAAGAATGGGAGAATAA